From the Tissierellales bacterium genome, one window contains:
- a CDS encoding DUF2089 domain-containing protein has protein sequence MKKEIIGRCPVCEHELKVTELHCNYCDTTIKSEFELCKFCKLPKDQLLFAEIFIKNRGNIKEIEKELGISYPTVRNKLESLIESLGHNPKYESKVNKKEILEKLSSGEISAEEAVKLLKD, from the coding sequence ATGAAAAAAGAAATTATAGGTAGATGTCCAGTATGCGAACACGAGTTAAAAGTTACTGAATTGCATTGTAATTATTGCGACACTACTATAAAAAGTGAATTTGAACTTTGTAAATTTTGCAAATTACCTAAAGATCAATTACTATTTGCAGAAATTTTCATCAAAAATCGTGGAAACATAAAGGAAATTGAAAAAGAATTGGGTATCTCTTATCCAACGGTTAGAAACAAATTAGAGTCGCTTATAGAATCTTTAGGCCATAATCCTAAATATGAATCAAAAGTAAACAAAAAAGAAATTCTTGAAAAATTAAGTAGTGGCGAAATTTCAGCTGAAGAAGCAGTTAAATTATTAAAAGATTAA